A window of the Deinococcus gobiensis I-0 genome harbors these coding sequences:
- the nusG gene encoding transcription termination/antitermination protein NusG, protein MSIEWYAVHTYVGQEDRVQEQLMDRARKLGMFYTKIFQVLQPTEDAVEIQEGGKKVTVKRKLFPGYVFVQMDIEDDDAPGELGESWEVVRGTGGVTGFVGTATRPVPLSPEEVQRLLASVGVAAQPQVEEAPRVKVNFKAGDMVRVTSGPFADFSGVVSEVNMPQSKVKVLVSIFGRETPVELDFAQVAR, encoded by the coding sequence ATGAGCATCGAGTGGTACGCCGTTCACACGTACGTGGGTCAGGAAGACCGCGTGCAGGAACAACTGATGGACCGGGCCAGAAAGCTCGGCATGTTCTACACCAAGATCTTTCAGGTGCTTCAGCCCACCGAAGATGCCGTCGAAATTCAGGAAGGCGGCAAGAAGGTCACTGTCAAGCGCAAGCTGTTCCCCGGATACGTCTTCGTTCAGATGGATATCGAGGACGACGACGCGCCGGGCGAACTGGGCGAGTCCTGGGAGGTCGTGCGCGGCACTGGCGGCGTGACGGGCTTCGTGGGTACGGCGACGCGCCCTGTCCCGCTTTCGCCCGAGGAAGTGCAGCGGCTGCTGGCTTCGGTCGGTGTGGCGGCGCAGCCGCAGGTGGAAGAAGCGCCGCGCGTGAAGGTCAACTTCAAGGCGGGCGACATGGTGCGCGTGACGAGTGGGCCTTTCGCCGATTTCAGCGGTGTGGTCAGCGAAGTCAACATGCCGCAGTCGAAGGTCAAGGTGCTCGTCAGCATCTTCGGACGCGAGACGCCGGTCGAGCTGGATTTCGCGCAGGTCGCGCGCTGA
- the secE gene encoding preprotein translocase subunit SecE, giving the protein MNIAQYFKDARAELGKVSWPSRQQVLEGTQAVLIFVVALTVIVWVMDLLFTNGINAALGLR; this is encoded by the coding sequence ATGAACATTGCGCAGTATTTCAAGGACGCCCGCGCGGAATTGGGCAAGGTCTCGTGGCCCAGCCGCCAGCAGGTGCTCGAAGGCACCCAGGCCGTGCTGATCTTCGTGGTGGCCCTCACCGTGATCGTCTGGGTGATGGACCTGCTGTTCACCAATGGGATCAACGCCGCGCTGGGCCTGAGATAG
- the rpmG gene encoding 50S ribosomal protein L33: protein MAKDGPRIIVKMESSAGTGFYYTTTKNRRNTQAKMELRKYDPVAKKHVVFREKKV, encoded by the coding sequence ATGGCTAAGGACGGACCCCGCATCATCGTGAAGATGGAAAGCAGTGCCGGCACGGGCTTCTACTACACCACGACCAAGAACCGCCGCAACACGCAGGCCAAGATGGAACTGCGCAAGTACGACCCCGTCGCCAAGAAGCACGTGGTCTTCCGCGAGAAGAAGGTCTAA
- a CDS encoding pyridoxamine 5'-phosphate oxidase family protein — MYFVGTAAADGWVNLSPKGLDSLRVLGPGRVAWLNVTGSGNETAAHILPPPRMTLMFCAFEGPPLILRLYGQARMVQPDAPDRAQWADLFPALSGARQVFVLDLDLVQTSCGMAVPRLEYREQRGELNAWAERRTPEELGAYRQLKNSASIDGFPTGLPGGEPPRTVS; from the coding sequence ATGTACTTCGTCGGTACGGCCGCTGCCGACGGCTGGGTCAACCTCTCACCCAAAGGTCTCGACAGCCTCCGGGTGCTGGGACCGGGCCGGGTCGCCTGGCTCAACGTGACGGGCAGTGGGAACGAGACGGCCGCCCATATCCTTCCGCCGCCGCGCATGACCTTGATGTTCTGCGCCTTCGAAGGCCCGCCCCTTATCCTGCGCCTCTACGGACAGGCCCGGATGGTCCAGCCGGACGCGCCCGACCGGGCACAGTGGGCAGACCTCTTTCCCGCCCTGTCCGGCGCGCGTCAGGTCTTCGTGCTCGACCTCGACCTCGTGCAGACTTCCTGCGGGATGGCGGTGCCCCGGCTGGAGTACCGGGAGCAGCGCGGCGAATTAAATGCCTGGGCAGAGCGCAGGACCCCCGAAGAACTCGGTGCTTACCGGCAGCTCAAGAACAGCGCGAGCATCGACGGCTTTCCTACCGGTCTGCCCGGCGGAGAGCCGCCCAGGACAGTCAGCTGA
- the tuf gene encoding elongation factor Tu: MAKGTFERTKPHVNVGTIGHVDHGKTTLTAAITFTAAASDPTVEKLAYDQIDKAPEEKARGITINTAHVEYNTPTRHYSHVDCPGHADYVKNMITGAAQMDGAILVVSSADGPMPQTREHILLARQVGVPYVVVFMNKVDMVDDEELLELVEMEVRELLSKYEFPGDDLPVVKGSALQALEALQANPKTARGENQWVDRIWELLDAVDSYIPTPERATDKTFLMPVEDVFTITGRGTVATGRVERGTVKVQDEVEIVGLRDTKKTTVTGIEMHRKLLDSGMAGDNVGVLLRGVARDDVERGQVLAKPGSIKPHTKFEASVYVLSKDEGGRHSAFFGGYRPQFYFRTTDVTGIVELAEGVEMVMPGDNVTFVVELIKPIAMEEGLRFAIREGGRTVGAGVVSKVLE, from the coding sequence ATGGCAAAAGGAACGTTTGAGCGCACGAAGCCGCACGTGAACGTGGGCACCATCGGGCACGTCGACCACGGCAAGACCACCCTGACGGCCGCCATCACCTTCACCGCCGCCGCTTCCGACCCCACCGTCGAAAAGCTCGCCTACGACCAGATCGACAAGGCCCCCGAAGAAAAGGCCCGCGGCATCACCATCAACACCGCGCACGTTGAGTACAACACCCCCACCCGCCACTACTCCCACGTGGACTGCCCCGGTCACGCCGACTACGTCAAGAACATGATCACCGGCGCGGCCCAGATGGACGGCGCCATCCTCGTCGTGTCCAGCGCCGACGGCCCCATGCCCCAGACCCGCGAGCACATCCTGCTCGCCCGTCAGGTCGGCGTGCCCTACGTCGTCGTGTTCATGAACAAGGTCGACATGGTCGATGACGAAGAGCTCCTCGAGCTCGTCGAAATGGAAGTGCGCGAACTCCTGAGCAAGTACGAGTTCCCCGGTGACGACCTCCCCGTCGTCAAGGGCAGCGCCCTGCAGGCCCTCGAGGCCCTTCAGGCCAACCCCAAGACCGCCCGCGGCGAAAACCAGTGGGTCGACCGCATCTGGGAACTGCTCGACGCCGTCGACAGCTACATCCCCACCCCCGAGCGCGCCACCGACAAGACCTTCCTGATGCCCGTCGAAGACGTGTTCACCATCACCGGCCGCGGCACCGTCGCCACGGGCCGCGTGGAACGCGGCACCGTCAAGGTGCAGGACGAAGTCGAAATCGTCGGCCTGCGCGACACCAAGAAGACCACCGTCACCGGTATCGAAATGCACCGCAAGCTGCTCGACAGCGGCATGGCCGGCGACAACGTCGGTGTCCTGCTGCGCGGCGTGGCGCGTGACGACGTCGAGCGTGGCCAGGTGCTGGCCAAGCCCGGCAGCATCAAGCCCCACACCAAGTTCGAGGCCAGCGTCTACGTGCTCTCGAAGGACGAAGGCGGCCGTCACAGCGCGTTCTTCGGCGGGTACCGCCCGCAGTTCTACTTCCGCACGACGGACGTGACCGGCATCGTGGAACTGGCCGAAGGCGTGGAAATGGTGATGCCCGGCGACAACGTGACCTTCGTCGTCGAGCTGATCAAGCCCATCGCCATGGAAGAAGGCCTGCGCTTCGCCATCCGCGAAGGTGGCCGCACCGTCGGCGCCGGCGTCGTCTCCAAGGTCCTGGAGTAA
- a CDS encoding ABC transporter ATP-binding protein: MHRRQYVIGLVAVVIANSLNLLPWYFIRLTIDGLTGQLDTDAATPGITLAQTGWYALGIVAAATLAGGFMLLMRRMIVVASRQTEYEVRRDIFAHLQTLDKPYYDRAHTGDLMNRLTGDLSAVREMLGFGAWQIVNIVSGFVTSFAVMFGLSWQLSLIVMAVLPVIVGVLAYMARLINERHKLAQEQNSLIAGKAQENFSGARVVKGYAIEDREIADYRALNLELLRRNIALIKVDGPLRSFTNLLLGIAFGLILLVGGRLILTPDSDFTVGKFVQFVGYVNRLAFPMMMVGWITGVTQRGLASWLRLRELLDARPLVQDERGRTDPLLRDVSGEVSFDHVTLRYGNQTVLEDVTLDVPAGTFLGITGPTGSGKTVLAQLITRSMDPTSGTVKMDGHDLRTIPLTTLRGAVSVVPQEPFLFSDTIANNIGFGLNNADLPVVPTRVSVVGLPPMPEVPQNPDPARVREAARLAGLDGDIEGFPAGYDTMLGERGVTLSGGQRQRTAIARAVVREPRILILDDSLSAVDTETERRILDGLREVSRGRTVILIAHRISTLRHADHIVVLEAGRVTEQGSHDALVAQKGHYAELERLQRLASDLDREDDAVADIDAAADRLEGVPVPERAGHQAQPSPLQTQKVMK; encoded by the coding sequence ATGCACCGCCGCCAGTACGTCATCGGTCTCGTGGCGGTCGTGATCGCCAACAGCCTGAACCTGCTGCCGTGGTATTTCATCCGCCTGACCATCGACGGCCTGACCGGCCAGCTCGACACCGACGCCGCGACCCCCGGCATCACCCTGGCCCAGACGGGCTGGTACGCCCTGGGGATCGTGGCGGCGGCGACGCTGGCGGGCGGCTTCATGCTCCTGATGCGCCGTATGATCGTGGTGGCCTCGCGCCAGACCGAGTACGAGGTGCGGCGCGACATCTTCGCCCACCTCCAGACCCTCGACAAGCCGTACTACGACCGCGCGCACACGGGCGACCTGATGAACCGCCTGACCGGCGACCTCAGCGCCGTGCGCGAAATGCTGGGCTTCGGCGCGTGGCAGATCGTGAACATCGTGTCGGGTTTCGTCACGTCCTTCGCCGTGATGTTCGGGCTGAGCTGGCAGCTCTCCTTGATCGTGATGGCGGTCCTGCCGGTCATCGTGGGCGTGCTGGCCTACATGGCGCGGCTGATCAACGAACGGCACAAGCTCGCGCAGGAGCAGAATTCGCTGATCGCCGGCAAGGCGCAGGAGAACTTCAGCGGGGCGCGCGTGGTCAAGGGCTACGCGATAGAAGACCGCGAGATCGCCGACTACCGCGCCCTGAACCTCGAACTGCTGCGGCGCAACATCGCCCTCATCAAGGTGGACGGGCCGCTGCGCTCGTTCACCAACCTGCTGCTGGGCATCGCCTTCGGGCTGATCCTGCTCGTGGGCGGCCGGCTGATCCTGACGCCGGACTCGGACTTCACGGTGGGCAAGTTCGTGCAGTTCGTGGGTTACGTCAACCGCCTCGCCTTCCCGATGATGATGGTCGGCTGGATCACCGGGGTCACGCAGCGCGGCCTGGCCTCGTGGTTGCGCCTGCGGGAGCTGCTCGACGCCCGGCCGCTCGTGCAGGACGAGCGCGGACGCACCGACCCCCTGCTGCGCGACGTGAGCGGCGAGGTGAGTTTCGACCACGTGACGCTGCGTTACGGCAACCAGACGGTGCTGGAGGACGTGACGCTGGACGTGCCCGCCGGGACCTTCCTGGGCATCACCGGGCCGACCGGCAGCGGCAAGACGGTGCTCGCGCAGCTCATCACCCGCAGCATGGACCCGACCTCGGGCACGGTGAAGATGGACGGCCACGACCTGCGCACCATCCCGCTGACCACCCTGCGCGGCGCGGTGAGCGTGGTGCCGCAGGAGCCCTTCCTGTTCAGCGACACCATCGCCAACAACATCGGTTTCGGGCTGAACAACGCCGACCTGCCGGTGGTGCCGACCCGCGTGAGCGTGGTGGGTCTGCCGCCGATGCCCGAGGTGCCGCAGAACCCCGACCCGGCGCGGGTCCGCGAGGCGGCGCGCCTGGCGGGTCTGGACGGCGATATCGAGGGCTTTCCGGCCGGCTACGACACCATGCTGGGCGAGCGCGGCGTGACCCTGTCGGGTGGGCAGCGCCAGCGCACCGCGATTGCCCGCGCGGTCGTGCGCGAGCCGCGCATCCTGATCCTGGACGACAGCCTCTCGGCGGTGGATACCGAGACCGAGCGCCGCATTCTCGATGGACTGCGTGAGGTGAGCCGGGGCCGCACCGTGATCCTGATCGCCCACCGCATCAGCACCCTGCGCCACGCCGACCACATCGTGGTGCTGGAGGCGGGCCGCGTGACCGAGCAGGGCAGCCACGACGCCCTGGTCGCCCAGAAGGGTCACTACGCCGAGCTGGAACGCCTGCAACGCCTCGCCAGCGACCTCGACCGCGAGGACGACGCGGTGGCCGACATCGACGCGGCCGCCGACCGCCTGGAGGGCGTGCCGGTGCCGGAACGCGCCGGGCATCAGGCCCAGCCGAGCCCGCTCCAGACCCAGAAGGTGATGAAATGA
- a CDS encoding ABC transporter ATP-binding protein, whose product MTRPDQDAYAKGFDAHLTRRVLGYLRPYRWLAVGGVLLALLMAAVQPLPTLLQRYAIDHYLVPFVGGRGDTAAALQGLTYIVIGYVLLQVLEFALNYASTLAVGYLGQNVLRDIRADVFTKLQRLQLSYFDQNPVGRLITRVTSDVDAINQFITGGLITLITSTFLILVFMGVMLSVNWRLALISFTVLPVLFIATNYFRGKLRDAFRNTRTQQAIVNTKLNENITGMLTVQLFGRERRSMLDFDTSNRALLRANENSVTWFSLFQPVVAILGQVAIALVLYFSARQLLGEGVVGTGAAAVVTVGTLFAFVQWTQQLFQPIQDLADVFNNLQAAMASSERIFGVLDTEVEISDKPGAQPIRNFEGRVDFDGVWFAYDGKVQAQTPDTDDRWILRGFDLHIQPGESVALVGATGAGKTSVTALVSRFYDVQRGAVRVDGTDVRDLAQDDLRRHVGVVLQDVFLFAGTIESNLTLNNADIPHERVVEACKYVGVHDYILSLEQGYQTEVRERGATLSTGQKQLLAFARALIQNPDILLVLDEATANVDTETELRIQDALQKVMRGRTSIIIAHRLSTIEGCDRIVVMRKGRIVEQGSHAELLAKGGYYSRLHRLQYAQGDAAD is encoded by the coding sequence ATGACCCGCCCCGACCAGGACGCCTACGCCAAGGGCTTCGACGCCCACCTGACCCGCCGCGTGCTGGGGTACCTGCGGCCCTACCGCTGGCTGGCGGTGGGCGGGGTGCTGCTGGCCCTGTTGATGGCCGCCGTGCAGCCCCTGCCCACGCTGCTCCAGCGCTACGCCATCGACCATTACCTCGTGCCCTTCGTGGGCGGGCGGGGCGACACGGCGGCGGCCCTCCAGGGCCTGACCTACATCGTGATCGGGTACGTGCTGCTTCAAGTGCTGGAATTCGCGCTGAACTACGCCTCGACGCTGGCCGTGGGCTACCTGGGCCAGAACGTGCTGCGCGACATCCGCGCCGATGTGTTCACCAAGCTCCAGCGCCTGCAGCTCTCGTACTTCGACCAGAACCCGGTGGGCCGCCTGATCACCCGCGTGACGAGCGACGTGGACGCCATCAACCAGTTCATCACGGGCGGGCTGATCACGCTGATCACGAGCACCTTCCTGATCCTGGTGTTCATGGGCGTGATGCTCAGCGTGAACTGGCGTCTGGCGCTCATCTCGTTCACGGTGCTGCCGGTGCTGTTCATCGCCACCAACTACTTCCGGGGCAAGCTGCGCGACGCCTTCCGCAACACGCGCACGCAGCAGGCCATCGTGAACACCAAGCTCAACGAGAACATCACCGGGATGCTGACGGTGCAGCTGTTCGGGCGCGAGCGCCGCAGCATGCTGGACTTCGACACGAGCAACCGCGCCCTGCTGCGCGCCAACGAGAACAGCGTGACGTGGTTCTCGCTGTTCCAGCCGGTCGTGGCGATCCTGGGGCAGGTCGCCATCGCCCTGGTGCTGTACTTCAGCGCGCGTCAGCTCCTGGGCGAGGGCGTGGTCGGCACCGGCGCGGCGGCGGTGGTCACGGTGGGTACCCTGTTCGCCTTCGTGCAGTGGACCCAGCAGCTGTTCCAGCCCATTCAGGACCTCGCGGACGTGTTCAACAACCTTCAGGCGGCGATGGCGTCGAGCGAGCGCATCTTCGGGGTGCTGGACACCGAGGTCGAGATCAGCGACAAGCCCGGCGCCCAGCCCATCCGCAACTTCGAGGGCCGGGTGGACTTCGACGGCGTGTGGTTCGCCTACGACGGCAAGGTGCAGGCGCAGACGCCCGATACCGACGACCGCTGGATTCTGCGCGGCTTCGACCTGCACATCCAGCCTGGCGAGAGCGTGGCCCTGGTGGGCGCGACCGGCGCGGGCAAGACCAGCGTGACGGCGCTGGTGAGCCGCTTCTACGACGTGCAGCGCGGCGCGGTGCGGGTGGACGGCACCGACGTGCGCGACCTCGCCCAGGACGACCTGCGCCGGCACGTGGGCGTGGTCTTGCAGGACGTGTTCCTGTTCGCGGGCACCATCGAGAGCAACCTGACCCTGAACAATGCCGACATCCCGCACGAGCGCGTGGTCGAGGCCTGCAAGTACGTGGGCGTCCACGACTACATCCTCTCGCTGGAGCAGGGCTACCAGACCGAGGTGCGCGAGCGCGGCGCGACCCTCTCGACGGGGCAAAAGCAGCTGCTGGCCTTCGCCCGCGCCCTCATCCAGAACCCGGACATCCTGCTCGTGCTCGACGAGGCGACCGCCAACGTGGACACCGAAACCGAGCTGCGCATCCAGGACGCGCTGCAAAAGGTCATGCGCGGGCGCACGAGCATCATCATCGCCCACCGTCTCTCGACCATCGAGGGCTGTGACCGCATCGTGGTGATGCGCAAGGGCCGCATCGTCGAGCAGGGCAGCCACGCCGAGCTGCTCGCCAAGGGCGGCTACTACTCGCGCCTGCACCGCCTTCAGTACGCGCAGGGAGACGCGGCGGACTGA
- a CDS encoding BMP family ABC transporter substrate-binding protein: protein MNKLLMNTMSLSLVLLSTAVSPAAQAQGTAGGKLKACFIYVGPVGDIGWSYAHDVARKNAEKALPWLETKYVESVPEGQATPVIDRLVKDNCQVIFTTSFGFMDQTLEAAKKYPNVIFAHASGFKRAPNMATYMADFYQLYYLNGMMAAAISKTGKLGYVGAFPVPEVKRHMSAFALGARAVNPKATVNVKWINAWVDPNKAREAAEALIGEGADALAFTEDTASVVQTAAARKIPSFAHYSPMYKFAPDYVVSGQLVHWDKIYIDFLTKVHTGTYTAKNLQNVDYWNLMRGGGVELGTQDGMAINPKWVPALKAAKMTVNGKQVSVYDRVMALKADMEKGGKFDPFTGPIKDRNGVARVPAGKVMSVGDLNNMSWVAPGIVGQVADEPKK, encoded by the coding sequence ATGAACAAACTGCTGATGAACACGATGTCCCTCTCGCTGGTGCTCCTGAGCACCGCTGTCAGCCCCGCCGCGCAGGCGCAGGGCACGGCGGGCGGCAAGCTCAAGGCCTGCTTCATCTACGTCGGGCCAGTGGGCGACATCGGCTGGAGCTACGCGCACGACGTGGCCCGCAAGAACGCCGAGAAGGCGCTGCCCTGGCTGGAGACCAAGTACGTCGAGAGCGTGCCCGAGGGTCAGGCGACTCCGGTCATCGACCGCCTCGTCAAGGACAACTGCCAGGTCATCTTCACGACCTCCTTCGGCTTCATGGACCAGACGCTGGAGGCCGCCAAGAAGTACCCCAACGTGATCTTCGCGCACGCCAGCGGGTTCAAGCGCGCGCCCAACATGGCGACCTACATGGCCGACTTCTACCAGCTCTACTACCTCAACGGCATGATGGCCGCCGCGATCAGCAAGACCGGCAAGCTGGGCTACGTGGGCGCCTTCCCGGTGCCCGAGGTCAAGCGCCACATGAGCGCCTTCGCGCTCGGCGCGCGCGCCGTGAACCCCAAGGCCACCGTGAACGTCAAGTGGATCAACGCCTGGGTGGACCCGAACAAGGCCCGCGAGGCCGCCGAGGCCCTGATCGGCGAGGGTGCCGACGCCCTGGCCTTCACCGAGGACACCGCGAGCGTGGTCCAGACGGCCGCCGCGCGCAAGATTCCCTCCTTCGCGCACTACTCGCCCATGTACAAGTTCGCCCCCGACTACGTGGTCAGCGGCCAGCTCGTCCACTGGGACAAGATCTACATCGACTTCCTGACCAAGGTCCACACCGGCACCTACACCGCCAAGAACCTCCAGAACGTGGACTACTGGAACCTGATGCGCGGCGGCGGCGTGGAGCTGGGCACCCAGGACGGCATGGCGATCAATCCCAAGTGGGTTCCGGCCCTCAAGGCCGCCAAGATGACCGTGAACGGCAAGCAGGTCAGCGTCTACGACCGCGTCATGGCCCTCAAGGCCGACATGGAGAAGGGCGGCAAGTTCGACCCCTTCACCGGCCCCATCAAGGACCGCAACGGCGTGGCCCGCGTGCCCGCCGGCAAGGTCATGAGCGTGGGCGACCTGAACAACATGAGCTGGGTCGCCCCCGGCATCGTGGGTCAGGTGGCGGACGAGCCGAAGAAATGA
- a CDS encoding ABC transporter permease gives MDNVFLEALVRALAVGTPLLLACLGAVVNERAGIVNLGVEGMMAVGALAAFAVASASPDANLWLAVGAAMLAGAALSALHAFATVTLRANQFVSGLALALIGTGAAGLLGKRFEGMPLFNKVPDWTLGGLTISPFTVAALLLAGALAFFLNSTRPGLTLRSVGENPAAADVLGVNVGAVRVLAVLAGGALSGLAGAFLALSYRASWADNMTAGLGWIAVALVIFVGWRPLRAVWGSLFFGVLYYLQFRLQGNSPVPPEVFSAMPFVLVLVVLAIAGRRGQQGDAPAALGLPYLRGER, from the coding sequence ATGGATAACGTCTTTCTCGAGGCCCTGGTGCGGGCACTGGCCGTGGGTACGCCGCTGCTGCTCGCCTGCCTGGGCGCGGTGGTCAACGAGCGCGCGGGCATCGTGAACCTCGGCGTCGAGGGCATGATGGCGGTCGGGGCGCTGGCCGCCTTCGCGGTCGCCTCGGCCTCGCCCGACGCGAACCTGTGGCTGGCGGTGGGCGCGGCGATGCTGGCGGGGGCGGCCCTCTCGGCGCTGCACGCCTTCGCCACCGTCACCCTGCGCGCCAACCAGTTCGTCAGCGGGCTGGCGCTGGCCCTCATCGGCACCGGGGCGGCGGGCCTGCTCGGCAAGCGCTTCGAGGGCATGCCGCTGTTCAACAAGGTGCCCGACTGGACGCTGGGCGGCCTGACGATCAGCCCGTTCACGGTCGCGGCGCTGCTGCTGGCCGGCGCCCTGGCCTTCTTCCTGAACTCGACCCGGCCGGGCCTGACCCTGCGCTCGGTGGGCGAGAATCCGGCGGCGGCCGACGTGCTGGGCGTGAACGTGGGCGCGGTGCGCGTGCTGGCCGTGCTGGCCGGGGGCGCGCTCTCGGGGCTGGCCGGGGCCTTCCTGGCGCTGTCGTACCGGGCCTCCTGGGCCGACAACATGACGGCGGGCCTGGGCTGGATCGCGGTCGCGCTGGTGATCTTCGTGGGCTGGCGGCCGCTGCGCGCGGTGTGGGGCTCGCTGTTTTTCGGGGTGCTGTATTACCTCCAGTTCCGGCTCCAGGGCAACAGCCCCGTGCCGCCGGAGGTCTTCAGCGCCATGCCCTTCGTGCTCGTGCTCGTGGTGCTCGCCATCGCGGGGCGCCGGGGGCAGCAGGGCGACGCCCCCGCCGCCCTGGGCCTGCCCTACCTGCGCGGCGAACGCTGA
- a CDS encoding ABC transporter permease — protein MRFVPLASPPPARAALVTLASVAVALALCALVFVFYGVSPAEVYSTMLRGTLADPTGLAEVGRRTIPLLLVGAGLSLAFRAQFFNIGAEGQLLLGAVFAAGTALFVPLPGPLLLPAVFVMGFVGGGLWALLAAWLRRLNVNEILSTLMLNYVAVAVVTYLIAGPWKGKDVRGYIYTDTFPEAANLPVLGGTQVHWPTLLLGVVLALGLQWLLSRSTFGYALRVVGENPGAARYAGLSAARVVTIVALLTGGLAGLAGAGEVAGIHHRLLEAGQISLGYGFTAVIVAWLARGNPALCLITAPVMAVILAGGDLLKIDLNMPFRVVDVFSGVILLCLIASEVFVRHRVQWSRA, from the coding sequence GTGAGGTTCGTTCCGCTTGCCTCTCCCCCGCCGGCCCGCGCGGCACTGGTCACGCTGGCGTCGGTCGCCGTGGCGCTGGCGCTGTGCGCGCTGGTCTTCGTGTTCTACGGCGTCTCGCCCGCCGAGGTGTACAGCACCATGCTGCGCGGCACGCTGGCGGACCCCACCGGGCTGGCCGAGGTCGGGCGGCGCACCATTCCGCTGCTGCTGGTCGGGGCGGGGCTGTCGCTGGCCTTCCGGGCGCAGTTCTTCAATATCGGGGCCGAGGGACAGCTGCTGCTGGGGGCCGTGTTCGCGGCGGGCACGGCCTTGTTCGTGCCGCTGCCGGGGCCGCTGCTGCTGCCGGCCGTGTTCGTGATGGGCTTTGTCGGCGGCGGGCTGTGGGCGCTCCTGGCCGCGTGGCTGCGCCGCCTGAACGTCAACGAGATCCTCTCGACCCTGATGCTCAACTACGTCGCCGTGGCGGTCGTGACCTACCTGATCGCCGGGCCCTGGAAGGGCAAGGACGTGCGCGGCTACATCTACACCGACACCTTCCCCGAGGCCGCCAACCTGCCGGTGCTGGGCGGCACGCAGGTCCACTGGCCCACGCTGCTGCTGGGCGTGGTGCTGGCGCTGGGGCTGCAATGGCTGCTGTCGCGCTCCACTTTCGGCTACGCGCTGCGGGTGGTCGGCGAGAACCCCGGCGCGGCGCGCTACGCGGGCCTGAGCGCGGCGCGGGTCGTGACCATCGTCGCCCTGCTCACCGGTGGGCTGGCGGGGCTGGCGGGCGCGGGCGAGGTGGCGGGCATCCACCACCGCCTGCTCGAAGCGGGCCAGATCAGCCTGGGCTACGGCTTCACGGCCGTCATCGTGGCGTGGCTGGCGCGCGGCAACCCGGCCCTGTGCCTGATCACCGCGCCGGTGATGGCCGTCATCCTGGCGGGGGGCGACCTCCTCAAGATCGACCTGAACATGCCCTTCCGGGTGGTGGACGTGTTCTCGGGCGTCATCCTGCTGTGCCTGATCGCCTCGGAGGTCTTCGTGCGCCACCGCGTGCAGTGGAGCCGGGCGTGA